One window of the Nitrospira sp. genome contains the following:
- a CDS encoding pirin family protein — MATDTTTTKSVLGVYQPGSAHMVGDGFPVRNVFPSNDLDRAVDPFLMLDYAGPQYFPPTDYPRGVGEHPHRGFETVTIVYEGVLAHRDSTGSGGVIGPGDVQWMTAASGIVHEEFHEKAFAKKGGTLHAIQLWVNLPRASKMSAPGYQTILNADIPVVDLDGRGTLRVIAGSFLGQKGPARTFTAIQLYDVQVKAGGRASLTVPDGDNISIFVLQGRASVNGSREAGEAELIVCERNGSQITIDARADSRLLVMSGTPIDEPIARYGPFVMNTREELVQAARDYQAGKMGHLAGR; from the coding sequence ATGGCCACAGACACGACAACCACAAAATCTGTACTCGGTGTCTATCAGCCCGGATCTGCGCACATGGTCGGCGATGGATTTCCTGTGAGGAATGTATTTCCGAGCAACGACCTCGATCGAGCGGTCGATCCGTTTCTCATGCTCGACTATGCGGGGCCGCAGTACTTCCCGCCCACGGACTATCCGCGCGGCGTGGGAGAACATCCGCATCGGGGATTTGAAACGGTGACGATTGTGTATGAAGGTGTGCTGGCGCATCGTGACTCGACCGGCAGCGGCGGCGTCATTGGTCCCGGCGATGTGCAATGGATGACGGCGGCATCCGGCATCGTCCATGAGGAGTTTCACGAGAAGGCCTTTGCGAAGAAGGGCGGCACGCTCCATGCCATTCAGTTGTGGGTGAATCTGCCGCGCGCGTCGAAAATGTCGGCGCCGGGCTACCAGACGATTCTGAACGCGGATATTCCGGTCGTTGATCTGGATGGTCGCGGGACGTTGCGAGTAATCGCCGGATCGTTTCTCGGACAGAAAGGCCCGGCGCGCACGTTCACGGCGATTCAATTGTATGACGTGCAGGTGAAAGCGGGAGGTCGTGCATCGTTGACGGTGCCTGATGGGGACAACATCTCGATCTTTGTGTTGCAGGGCCGTGCCTCGGTGAATGGGTCCCGCGAAGCCGGTGAAGCCGAACTCATCGTCTGTGAGCGGAACGGCTCGCAAATCACGATCGATGCGAGGGCGGACAGCCGGCTGCTGGTCATGAGCGGCACACCAATCGATGAACCGATCGCCCGCTATGGTCCGTTCGTCATGAATACGCGAGAGGAACTGGTTCAGGCTGCGCGGGACTATCAGGCCGGCAAGATGGGACATTTGGCAGGACGCTGA
- the gyrA gene encoding DNA gyrase subunit A, with the protein MPADERLGYIAIEDEMKSSYLDYAMSVIVGRALPDVRDGLKPVHRRILFGMNEMGLAHNRAYRKSAKIVGEIMGNYHPHGDSAIYDTLVRMAQDFNMRYPLVDGQGNYGSMDGDSAAAMRYTEARMTKLAEELLADIDKETVDFGPNYDESLQEPLVLPTRVPNLLINGAGGIAVGYATNIPTHNLGEVIDGLLLLIENPDVTIAQLMKKIPGPDFPTAGFIYGMSGIKDAYETGRGLLKVRAKVNVESDERTDRERLIVTEVPYQVNKAKLIEKIAELVQDERIKGIADLRDESSDREGVRVVIELKRGEIPLIVLNNLFKHTQLETTFGVIMLALVNNRPEVLNLKQILSHFLDHRREVIVRRTAFELRKAEERAHILEGLKIALDNLDAVIALIRRAQSPDEARAGLMSQFGLSEIQASAILEMRLQRLTQLERQKLIEEYKDVLKQIEYLKSILASPALVRKIIQDELAEVREAYKDERRTQIVKEEAEISLEDLIAEEEVVVTISHTGYIKRNAVSLYRAQRRGGKGKIGMGIKDEDFVETLFTASTHDSLLFFTDAGKVFWLKVHEIPEASRGAKGKALVNLLALSKDEKVTATMPVKEYRDDRFVVMATKQGVIKKTELSAYSNPRQGGIIALSLDQGDKLIAVHVTDGSREMLLGTKQGITIRFKEEDVRSMGRTAHGVKGITLEPGDEVIGMETITPDSTTAILTVTEGGYGKRTPVNDYRVQGRGGKGIISVKTTERNGLAVGFLQVREGDEIMLMAAKGKLLRCKVDDIREVGRNTQGVRVLDLDGDDDRVIGVARLAEVVEVVPEDQPEA; encoded by the coding sequence CCGGTCCATCGCCGGATTCTCTTCGGCATGAACGAAATGGGCCTGGCCCACAATCGCGCCTATCGCAAGTCGGCCAAGATCGTCGGCGAGATCATGGGCAACTATCATCCCCATGGCGACTCGGCGATCTACGACACGCTGGTTCGCATGGCGCAGGACTTCAACATGCGCTATCCGCTGGTCGACGGCCAGGGGAACTACGGGTCGATGGACGGCGATTCCGCCGCCGCCATGCGGTACACCGAAGCGCGCATGACGAAGCTCGCCGAAGAGCTACTCGCCGATATCGACAAGGAGACGGTCGATTTCGGCCCCAACTACGATGAGTCCTTGCAAGAACCGCTTGTGCTTCCGACGCGAGTCCCGAATCTGCTGATCAACGGGGCCGGCGGGATTGCGGTCGGCTACGCGACCAACATTCCCACGCATAATCTGGGCGAAGTCATCGACGGGCTGCTGCTCTTGATCGAGAATCCCGATGTGACCATCGCTCAACTGATGAAGAAGATTCCCGGCCCCGACTTCCCCACCGCAGGATTTATCTATGGGATGAGCGGGATCAAGGATGCGTACGAGACCGGCCGCGGGCTGCTGAAGGTGCGCGCCAAGGTCAACGTGGAGTCGGATGAGCGGACCGACCGTGAACGGCTGATCGTTACGGAGGTGCCATACCAGGTCAACAAGGCCAAACTCATCGAGAAGATTGCCGAGCTGGTGCAGGACGAACGAATCAAGGGTATTGCCGACCTGCGGGATGAATCGTCGGACCGCGAAGGGGTGCGTGTCGTCATTGAACTCAAGCGGGGCGAAATCCCGCTGATCGTGCTGAACAATTTGTTCAAGCACACGCAGTTGGAAACGACCTTCGGCGTGATCATGCTCGCGCTGGTCAATAACCGTCCGGAAGTGCTGAACCTCAAACAGATTCTGTCCCATTTCCTGGATCACCGGCGCGAAGTGATTGTGCGCCGGACCGCGTTCGAACTCCGGAAGGCCGAGGAGCGCGCCCATATTCTCGAAGGGCTGAAGATTGCCCTCGACAATCTGGATGCGGTGATTGCGCTCATTCGCCGCGCCCAGTCGCCCGACGAAGCCCGCGCGGGATTGATGAGTCAATTCGGGTTGAGCGAGATTCAGGCCTCCGCCATTCTGGAAATGCGGCTGCAGCGCCTCACGCAGCTGGAGCGCCAGAAGTTGATCGAGGAATACAAAGACGTGCTGAAGCAGATCGAGTATCTGAAGTCCATTCTGGCGAGCCCGGCCCTGGTGCGGAAGATCATCCAGGACGAACTCGCGGAAGTCCGCGAGGCCTATAAAGACGAGCGGCGGACTCAGATCGTCAAAGAAGAAGCGGAAATCAGCCTCGAAGATCTGATCGCCGAAGAAGAAGTCGTCGTCACGATCTCCCATACCGGCTACATCAAACGGAATGCCGTCTCGCTCTACCGCGCCCAGCGCCGGGGCGGAAAAGGCAAGATCGGGATGGGGATCAAAGACGAAGACTTCGTCGAGACGCTGTTTACGGCGTCGACGCACGACTCTCTGCTCTTCTTTACCGATGCCGGGAAAGTGTTCTGGCTCAAGGTGCACGAGATTCCCGAAGCCAGCCGCGGCGCCAAAGGCAAGGCGCTGGTGAATTTGCTGGCGCTGTCGAAAGATGAAAAAGTGACGGCCACGATGCCCGTGAAGGAGTATCGCGACGATCGCTTTGTCGTCATGGCGACGAAGCAGGGCGTAATCAAGAAGACGGAACTGTCGGCCTACAGCAATCCGCGCCAGGGAGGCATCATTGCCCTGTCGCTGGATCAAGGCGATAAACTCATTGCGGTGCATGTGACGGACGGGTCGCGCGAAATGCTGCTGGGTACGAAGCAAGGCATCACGATCCGCTTTAAAGAAGAAGATGTCCGGTCGATGGGCCGGACCGCCCACGGCGTCAAGGGTATTACGCTGGAACCAGGCGACGAAGTGATCGGGATGGAAACGATTACTCCCGATTCGACGACGGCGATTTTGACTGTCACGGAAGGCGGGTATGGGAAGCGCACGCCGGTGAATGATTACCGAGTCCAAGGTCGCGGCGGAAAAGGCATCATCAGCGTCAAGACCACGGAGCGGAACGGCTTGGCGGTCGGCTTCCTCCAGGTGCGCGAAGGCGACGAAATCATGTTGATGGCGGCGAAGGGCAAGTTGCTGCGCTGTAAAGTCGACGACATTCGTGAAGTCGGCCGGAATACCCAAGGTGTACGGGTGCTGGACCTCGACGGCGATGATGATCGCGTCATAGGGGTGGCCCGGTTGGCAGAAGTGGTAGAGGTGGTCCCCGAGGATCAACCGGAGGCCTAG
- a CDS encoding efflux RND transporter periplasmic adaptor subunit, translating to MNVSAPSPIFVRFIVLAVISSWIMVSGCKQDAGSAPAPPVAQVEVITVMTQTIPDEPEFIGQAEASRPVEIRSQVTGLLKAVLYPEGRDVKKGSRLYQIDPVPFQAAAASAKAKIAQAEAKLVQAKQDLERVKPLLAEQAVSQKDVDDAVAQELSAKAALQGAKADLIKSQFDLDNTLITAPISGLIERSRYYEGRLVSAQTDLLTVVHRVDPMFVVVNVPENFILKRRRDIESKKIHHPGVYQLRGRLTMMDDTAYPHEGVLDLLEPGLRSETGSRQTRITFPNPDRTLLPGQFVKVRFTGDTKTDAILIPQRAVLQGPQGPFVYVVGPEEKVQIRDVVASTWKGDQWMIDGGLKAGDRVVVNGLMTIGPGAPVKAVPWKSTAVPVADPVPSTPKQG from the coding sequence ATGAATGTTTCTGCTCCATCACCCATATTTGTCCGATTCATCGTCCTGGCGGTTATCTCATCGTGGATCATGGTTTCCGGCTGCAAGCAGGACGCCGGTTCAGCGCCGGCGCCGCCGGTGGCCCAGGTCGAGGTCATCACCGTGATGACACAAACCATTCCCGATGAACCGGAATTCATCGGCCAGGCGGAAGCTTCCCGCCCGGTCGAGATCCGCTCTCAGGTTACCGGCTTGCTCAAAGCGGTGCTCTACCCTGAAGGTCGGGACGTCAAAAAAGGGAGCCGGCTGTATCAGATCGATCCGGTGCCGTTCCAGGCGGCGGCCGCCAGTGCAAAGGCCAAGATCGCTCAGGCAGAGGCCAAGCTGGTGCAGGCGAAACAGGATCTGGAGCGGGTGAAACCGCTGCTTGCCGAACAAGCCGTCAGCCAGAAAGATGTCGACGATGCCGTGGCGCAGGAGCTCTCGGCGAAAGCCGCCCTTCAAGGCGCCAAGGCGGATCTCATCAAGTCGCAGTTCGATTTGGACAACACGCTCATTACGGCGCCCATCAGCGGACTGATCGAACGGAGCCGCTACTACGAAGGACGGCTGGTGTCGGCGCAAACCGATTTGTTGACGGTGGTCCATCGCGTCGATCCGATGTTCGTGGTGGTGAATGTGCCGGAGAATTTCATCTTGAAGCGGCGGCGCGACATCGAGTCCAAGAAGATTCACCATCCGGGCGTGTATCAACTGCGGGGCCGCCTTACGATGATGGATGACACGGCCTATCCCCATGAGGGCGTGTTGGATCTGCTCGAGCCAGGGTTGCGAAGCGAGACCGGTTCCCGCCAGACCCGGATCACATTTCCTAATCCGGACCGCACCTTGCTGCCGGGCCAGTTCGTGAAGGTCCGCTTTACGGGAGACACGAAGACGGATGCCATCCTGATCCCGCAACGAGCCGTGCTGCAAGGTCCGCAAGGGCCCTTCGTCTATGTGGTGGGTCCCGAGGAAAAGGTGCAGATTCGCGACGTTGTCGCCTCCACGTGGAAAGGCGATCAATGGATGATCGATGGCGGGTTGAAGGCCGGAGACCGTGTCGTGGTCAACGGCCTGATGACGATCGGACCCGGCGCGCCCGTAAAGGCAGTTCCGTGGAAGTCGACGGCGGTGCCGGTGGCGGATCCTGTTCCCTCCACTCCCAAACAAGGATAA
- the smpB gene encoding SsrA-binding protein SmpB has translation MSKEKEDQYKAVVTNRKAYHDYFIEEKFEVGIVLLGTEVKSLRDGRVNLLDSYASVRDGEVFLHHCHISPYSHGNMMNHDPMRVRKLLLHKKEINKLLGKTQQKGLTLIPLRLYFNDRGRAKLELGLAKGKKLYDRRETIKTREAGREVERAIKDRK, from the coding sequence ATGTCGAAAGAAAAAGAGGATCAGTACAAAGCCGTCGTCACGAACCGGAAGGCGTATCACGACTATTTCATCGAAGAGAAGTTCGAAGTCGGGATTGTGCTGTTAGGCACCGAGGTCAAGTCTCTTCGGGACGGACGCGTGAATCTGCTGGACAGCTATGCGTCGGTGCGCGACGGAGAGGTCTTTCTGCACCATTGCCATATCAGCCCCTATAGTCATGGCAATATGATGAATCACGATCCGATGCGGGTGCGGAAGCTGCTCCTGCACAAGAAAGAGATCAACAAGCTGCTCGGCAAGACGCAACAGAAAGGGCTGACGCTCATCCCTCTCCGCCTGTACTTCAACGACCGAGGTCGTGCGAAGCTGGAACTTGGATTGGCAAAAGGGAAGAAGCTCTACGACCGGCGAGAAACCATCAAGACGCGCGAAGCCGGACGCGAGGTCGAACGGGCCATCAAAGACCGGAAGTAG
- a CDS encoding NAD(P)H-binding protein — MFVVLGATGHTGAVVAETLLARKQPVRVVVRSADKGAAWKAKGADVAVASLEDVPAMTKALTGATGVYLLVPPNYGATAWLAEQRQRMDQAAEAVKASGVSHVVFLSSVGGHIAEGTGPIRAVRYGEQVLGVVAKNMTVLRPCSFMENWAPGIGMAKGQGVLPTFIAPTAKVPMISTRDIGRVGAERLIAGGQGKQVVELAGPEEYSPEEAAAALGLILGKPVSTQHAPLSAVVPTFTSFGFSTEAATLFEEMYASFAKGAIGYERPEQLIRGRVTLTDALRGMA; from the coding sequence ATGTTTGTCGTACTGGGTGCTACAGGACATACGGGAGCGGTAGTCGCGGAGACCTTACTGGCGCGCAAGCAGCCGGTGCGGGTCGTCGTGCGTTCAGCGGACAAAGGAGCCGCGTGGAAAGCGAAGGGCGCAGACGTCGCCGTTGCGTCGCTGGAGGATGTCCCCGCGATGACCAAAGCCCTGACAGGTGCGACCGGCGTCTATCTGCTGGTTCCGCCGAACTACGGCGCGACGGCTTGGCTGGCTGAACAACGGCAACGCATGGATCAGGCCGCAGAAGCGGTGAAAGCCAGCGGGGTGTCGCATGTCGTATTTCTGTCATCTGTCGGCGGCCATATTGCGGAAGGCACGGGGCCGATCCGGGCCGTTCGTTATGGGGAACAGGTATTGGGGGTTGTCGCCAAGAACATGACGGTCTTGCGTCCCTGCTCTTTCATGGAGAACTGGGCGCCGGGAATCGGTATGGCGAAGGGTCAGGGTGTATTGCCGACATTCATTGCGCCGACAGCCAAGGTTCCTATGATCTCAACCAGGGATATCGGTCGTGTGGGGGCTGAACGTTTGATCGCGGGCGGCCAGGGCAAACAGGTTGTCGAGCTCGCGGGGCCGGAGGAGTACAGTCCTGAGGAGGCCGCTGCGGCCTTGGGCCTGATTCTCGGCAAGCCGGTGTCGACGCAACATGCGCCGCTCAGTGCGGTGGTGCCGACGTTCACGTCGTTCGGCTTCTCTACGGAAGCGGCCACCTTATTCGAAGAGATGTACGCATCATTCGCCAAGGGTGCGATTGGGTATGAACGTCCTGAACAGCTTATTCGGGGCAGGGTGACGCTTACCGACGCGTTGCGAGGGATGGCGTAA
- a CDS encoding DsbA family oxidoreductase: protein MMHIDIYSDVVCPWCYVGKRRLERALTEFGGDARIAWRPFQLNPTMPKDGMDRTAYLEAKFGSLDAFRQMEEHVLAAGASERILFAFEKIARTPNTFLAHRLIWFAEREGCQDAVVDSLFRGYFEDGADIGSIATLVQLATQAGLHREIVERFLQSDEGIAEVKAEEATGHKLGIRGVPYFILDGTYAISGAQPVDTFVLALKRLPADRAERKAGV, encoded by the coding sequence ATGATGCACATCGACATCTACTCCGACGTCGTCTGTCCCTGGTGCTATGTCGGGAAACGGCGACTGGAACGAGCGCTAACGGAGTTCGGCGGAGACGCACGAATAGCCTGGCGACCGTTCCAGTTGAATCCGACGATGCCGAAGGACGGGATGGATCGAACGGCCTATCTCGAAGCCAAGTTCGGAAGCTTGGATGCATTCCGGCAGATGGAAGAACATGTGCTGGCGGCCGGAGCGTCGGAGCGAATTCTGTTTGCGTTTGAAAAGATCGCGCGGACCCCGAATACCTTCCTGGCGCATCGACTGATTTGGTTTGCCGAACGGGAAGGATGCCAGGACGCGGTTGTCGATTCGCTGTTCCGTGGTTACTTCGAGGACGGAGCGGATATCGGATCGATCGCCACGCTTGTCCAACTTGCCACGCAAGCCGGATTACACAGAGAAATCGTGGAACGGTTTCTCCAGAGCGATGAAGGTATAGCAGAGGTGAAGGCGGAAGAAGCGACTGGCCACAAGCTCGGCATTCGCGGCGTCCCCTATTTCATCCTCGATGGAACCTATGCAATCTCGGGAGCACAACCGGTGGACACCTTTGTGTTGGCTTTGAAGCGGCTGCCGGCGGACCGCGCTGAACGAAAGGCAGGTGTGTGA
- a CDS encoding VOC family protein: MAVQVYGCNHIVIEVTDVKKAVKFYSDVFGLKMLRGGEGAAWCKLGEHQFMAIFEVDTLQPDRMKHFGLMVRDEQQIKDVRKKLLNKYKLKPASDLRCDFRDPWGNRFQVGDLSDESLVWLLPYQEVQKAGITFTGKSNKEKRS, from the coding sequence ATGGCGGTACAAGTCTATGGATGCAACCACATCGTGATTGAAGTGACCGATGTGAAGAAGGCGGTGAAGTTTTATTCGGATGTATTCGGTCTGAAGATGCTCCGAGGCGGTGAAGGCGCGGCCTGGTGCAAGCTGGGCGAACATCAGTTCATGGCGATCTTCGAAGTGGACACGTTGCAGCCGGATCGCATGAAGCATTTCGGCCTCATGGTTCGGGACGAGCAACAGATCAAGGACGTGCGGAAGAAGCTGCTCAACAAGTACAAACTGAAGCCAGCGTCCGACTTGCGGTGCGATTTTCGCGATCCCTGGGGAAACCGCTTTCAAGTCGGCGACCTGAGCGACGAATCGCTCGTGTGGCTCCTCCCCTATCAGGAAGTACAGAAGGCCGGGATTACATTCACCGGCAAATCGAACAAAGAGAAGAGGTCATGA
- a CDS encoding CDGSH iron-sulfur domain-containing protein, producing the protein MEEPVIAAKQPAVLSLEPGTYYWCQCGRSTNQPFCDGSHKGTEFTPLEFTTTEKKQVALCQCKHTKKPPFCDGSHKAL; encoded by the coding sequence ATGGAAGAGCCAGTCATCGCTGCGAAGCAACCGGCGGTCTTGTCGTTGGAACCGGGCACGTATTATTGGTGCCAGTGCGGGCGCTCGACGAACCAACCGTTTTGCGACGGGTCGCACAAGGGCACCGAATTCACGCCGCTGGAGTTTACGACGACTGAGAAGAAGCAGGTGGCGTTGTGCCAGTGTAAGCACACGAAGAAGCCGCCGTTCTGCGATGGGTCGCACAAGGCGCTCTGA
- a CDS encoding lysophospholipid acyltransferase family protein, whose product MKKAFEYALVRFADLLFHVLPRSWAIGLGEQLSVGVSHVITKRRDLVLRNLALAFPEKSDRERAQIARAVWRNLGRLAVEFSRVSNFTDGSIDRLVEVEGREYVDAAIKEGKGIVGLTAHFTNWELTGALVQRVFGNMTVIARPVHNASVDRWVYEKRTASGLNIILPKDAVKASLKCLKNKGIIGILIDQSLSSGGVFVDFFGRPASSTTLPALLHIRTGAPVMFAYLVRNGERFRLVFEPVVFPPVEDPAARIQIYTQVMTTQFEQVIRRYPESWLWLHNRWKRQPE is encoded by the coding sequence ATGAAAAAAGCCTTTGAGTATGCGCTTGTGCGCTTTGCCGACCTGCTCTTTCATGTTCTGCCACGCTCCTGGGCCATTGGATTAGGCGAACAGCTCAGTGTCGGCGTTTCACATGTCATCACGAAGCGGCGCGACCTCGTGCTGCGCAATCTGGCTCTGGCCTTCCCGGAAAAATCTGACCGTGAACGTGCACAGATTGCTCGGGCAGTCTGGCGCAACCTCGGCAGGCTCGCCGTCGAATTTTCCCGCGTGTCCAACTTTACCGACGGTTCCATCGACCGTTTGGTCGAGGTCGAGGGACGGGAGTACGTCGATGCCGCCATCAAGGAAGGCAAGGGCATCGTCGGCCTGACCGCCCATTTCACGAACTGGGAACTCACCGGCGCACTGGTGCAGCGCGTCTTCGGAAACATGACGGTCATCGCCCGCCCGGTCCACAACGCTTCGGTCGATCGTTGGGTCTATGAAAAGCGCACCGCCAGCGGGTTGAATATCATCCTCCCGAAAGACGCCGTGAAGGCCTCACTTAAATGTCTCAAGAACAAGGGCATCATCGGCATATTGATCGACCAGAGCTTGTCGAGCGGCGGCGTCTTCGTCGACTTCTTCGGCCGCCCTGCCTCCTCGACGACGCTGCCGGCACTGTTGCACATCCGCACCGGCGCGCCAGTCATGTTTGCCTATCTCGTCCGAAACGGGGAGCGCTTTCGCCTCGTGTTTGAGCCCGTGGTCTTTCCACCGGTCGAAGATCCCGCTGCACGGATCCAGATCTACACGCAGGTCATGACCACGCAATTCGAACAAGTGATCCGTCGCTATCCAGAAAGCTGGCTCTGGCTGCACAATCGCTGGAAACGACAACCCGAATAG
- a CDS encoding VOC family protein: MKAHYLGHVVFYVKDLQRSLAFYRDLLGFKEVGRIFNGAAAALSSGRTHHELLLIQVGDAPGPATGRRRGLYHIGIKVGDSLDELRVAKQELEEAGVTIDGMSDHTVSQSLYLRDPDGNEVEVYVDVDESVWKNDPGAVVSPIKPLYL; the protein is encoded by the coding sequence ATGAAAGCGCACTATCTTGGCCATGTCGTGTTCTACGTGAAGGATTTGCAGCGGTCGCTCGCTTTCTATCGCGACCTGTTGGGTTTCAAGGAGGTCGGGAGGATTTTTAACGGTGCTGCCGCAGCACTGTCTTCCGGGCGAACCCATCATGAGCTGCTGTTGATTCAGGTGGGCGATGCGCCCGGTCCTGCCACAGGCCGGCGTCGAGGTCTCTATCACATCGGTATCAAGGTGGGAGATAGCCTGGATGAGTTGCGCGTGGCGAAGCAGGAACTGGAAGAAGCCGGCGTGACGATCGACGGCATGAGCGATCACACGGTCAGCCAGAGTTTGTATCTGCGCGATCCCGATGGAAACGAAGTCGAAGTGTATGTCGACGTGGATGAGTCTGTGTGGAAGAACGATCCGGGAGCGGTTGTGTCCCCGATCAAGCCGCTCTATTTATAA
- a CDS encoding DoxX family protein: protein MKAFFQTDDGWTGAILRLTLGLVMFPHGAQKLLGWYGGFGFDGTMGFFTQKLGLPWIIALLVIIGEFFGSLGLVSGFLTRFSAGSLIVIMLGAVTMAHLPHGFFMNWFGQQQGEGYEYHLLVIGIAAALLVTGGGKWSVDGKLAERF, encoded by the coding sequence ATGAAAGCGTTCTTTCAAACGGATGACGGATGGACCGGAGCGATCTTGCGGCTCACGCTGGGGTTGGTGATGTTCCCGCACGGGGCGCAGAAGCTGCTCGGCTGGTATGGCGGATTCGGGTTCGACGGCACCATGGGGTTCTTTACCCAGAAGCTGGGTTTGCCCTGGATCATCGCCCTCTTGGTCATTATCGGAGAGTTCTTCGGCAGTCTCGGTCTGGTAAGTGGATTCCTGACGAGGTTCAGCGCCGGGTCTCTCATCGTGATCATGCTCGGTGCTGTCACGATGGCCCATCTTCCCCACGGGTTTTTTATGAACTGGTTCGGGCAGCAACAGGGTGAAGGATACGAGTATCATCTCTTAGTGATCGGCATTGCGGCGGCGTTACTGGTCACCGGCGGTGGGAAATGGTCGGTTGACGGGAAGCTGGCGGAGCGGTTCTGA
- a CDS encoding NAD(P)H-dependent oxidoreductase — protein sequence MPDTQWTDIGSVEELRKRPLQGVSCGKTNIALTYKDGAFSAISGICNHVGGPLGEGTLDGDYVVCPWHYWKFHRQNGQGEPGYEQDQVPAYATKVENGRLFIDVSSATKRKKQKHEPHPLARPVVRQAGPIRVVGISTTAMTTEHPRYSTSDAMLEVALDHARNALTLETQCIKLSELNFRSCEGFYSKSAQACTWPCSITQMDPTDQLDRVYEAIVHWADVILISTPIRWGNASSLYYKMVERMNCIQNQETIANKHLLKNKVAAFIIMGGQDNVQGVAGQLMTFFAEVGCQFPQFPFIAHSRGWSAEDMERNVKEVQSSQALRKGAQELVVRAVDLAKLMIGGQLPEHPLARGGRKAHQLDSEPTG from the coding sequence ATGCCGGACACACAATGGACAGATATTGGCAGCGTCGAAGAGCTGAGGAAGAGGCCGTTACAAGGCGTCTCTTGCGGGAAGACGAACATCGCACTGACGTATAAAGACGGCGCGTTTTCGGCCATCTCAGGAATTTGCAATCATGTCGGTGGTCCGTTGGGTGAAGGCACCCTCGACGGCGACTATGTCGTCTGTCCCTGGCACTACTGGAAATTTCATCGCCAGAACGGTCAGGGAGAACCGGGCTACGAACAGGATCAGGTTCCGGCCTATGCGACTAAAGTGGAGAACGGCCGGCTCTTCATCGATGTGTCGTCGGCGACGAAACGAAAGAAGCAGAAGCACGAGCCTCATCCGCTCGCACGCCCGGTGGTGCGCCAGGCCGGCCCGATCCGTGTCGTGGGGATCTCGACGACGGCCATGACAACGGAGCATCCACGGTACAGCACATCCGATGCGATGTTAGAGGTCGCGCTGGACCATGCTCGGAATGCGCTAACGCTGGAGACGCAATGTATCAAGCTCAGCGAATTGAACTTTCGTTCCTGTGAAGGATTCTATTCCAAATCGGCCCAGGCCTGTACCTGGCCCTGCTCGATCACGCAGATGGATCCGACGGACCAGCTCGATCGTGTGTACGAAGCGATCGTGCATTGGGCCGATGTCATTCTCATTTCAACCCCAATCCGCTGGGGCAACGCCAGTAGCCTCTACTACAAGATGGTCGAGCGGATGAACTGTATCCAGAATCAGGAAACTATCGCGAATAAACACCTGCTCAAAAACAAAGTGGCGGCATTCATCATCATGGGCGGCCAAGATAATGTCCAAGGCGTAGCCGGACAGCTCATGACGTTTTTTGCCGAAGTCGGCTGCCAGTTCCCGCAGTTTCCGTTTATCGCGCATTCGAGGGGCTGGAGTGCCGAGGACATGGAACGGAATGTCAAAGAGGTACAGAGCAGCCAGGCACTTCGGAAAGGGGCGCAAGAACTCGTTGTACGCGCGGTGGATTTGGCGAAGCTCATGATCGGCGGTCAGCTTCCTGAACATCCGCTTGCCCGCGGCGGGAGGAAGGCCCATCAGCTCGATAGTGAGCCGACCGGGTAG
- a CDS encoding DUF721 domain-containing protein yields the protein MVSSGPLVSFGTILSSVAKQLGLETRLIEVRIQQQWPALVGEPIGSHTWPVQIRFHKLYLLVENSVWLQQLTFLKPALLAKLNAEAGSELLTDIVLRVGEIPSQQPEPAPAAPTPQNTGASDQELAEFAAHASAIQDPGIRQRFREVISNYPSLAIPLPPEGDPSRVP from the coding sequence ATGGTGAGCTCCGGTCCTCTCGTCTCGTTCGGTACGATCCTCTCCAGTGTGGCCAAACAACTCGGTTTGGAAACGCGGCTCATCGAGGTACGCATCCAGCAACAGTGGCCGGCCCTCGTCGGAGAACCGATCGGCTCGCATACCTGGCCCGTCCAGATCCGCTTCCACAAACTCTATCTGCTCGTCGAAAATTCCGTGTGGCTCCAGCAACTGACGTTCCTTAAGCCCGCCCTCTTAGCCAAACTAAATGCCGAGGCCGGATCGGAGCTTCTGACGGACATTGTGCTGCGCGTAGGGGAGATTCCTTCGCAGCAACCGGAGCCCGCTCCGGCGGCTCCGACCCCTCAAAACACCGGTGCGTCCGACCAAGAGCTGGCCGAGTTCGCAGCCCATGCCTCTGCCATTCAGGACCCCGGTATCCGCCAGCGCTTTAGAGAGGTGATATCGAATTATCCTTCTCTGGCGATTCCGCTTCCACCGGAAGGGGATCCGTCACGCGTCCCTTGA